In the Streptomyces sp. SJL17-4 genome, CTGGCGTTCACGCCGGACAGCGTACGCGCGCCGCCGCGCGCGGGTCCGCCGTACCGGTGACGCCGTCCACCGGTCGGCCCGACGGGGCGTCGGTTTCCCGGCGGGTTCCCGACGCGCGGAACGACCCCGGGATACGCACGATCGGCCCATGCGTGCCTCACTCGCCTCCTCGATCGCCGTGACCTGCGCGACGGTCCTCGCCCTGCCGGTCTCTCTCGCCGCACCCGCGGCGGCCGCGGTGCCCTCGGCGCTCGGGCTGCCACCGTCGGCCTCCGCACAGCCACCCGCGCCCGAACTCCCCGGCGCCACCCAGTCGCTGCCGCTGGAGCCACTGGGTGGCGGCAGCGACCGGGCGCTGGGCGGCGGGGCGGACGACGCCGGCGTGCAGGGGCTCACCCGACGCGACGTCAGGCCCTTCTCGCTCGTCGGCGTCGTGTGGGACGACCCGGCGGCCGCCCTGCACGGCGTCGTCCAGGTCCGCACCCGCGCCACCGGCGGCGGCGTCTGGTCGGAGTGGCAGGACGTCGAGACCCACAACGAGGAGCACGGCGCCGACCCGGACACCGCGGAGGGCCACGGGCGGGCGCTCAAGGGCTCCACGGCCCCGCTGTGGGTGGGCGACTCGGACGGCGTGGAGATCCGCGTACGGGGGGACGAGCCGCTCCCCGAGGGCCTGCGACTGGAACTGGTCGACCCGGGAGATGCCCCGGGTCAGGACCCGCCGGCGACGACCACCGCGACCACCGCGGCCACGACGGCCACCGCGACCACCGCGGCCACGACGGCCACGGCGGCGACCACGGCCACGCAGGCCACGACAGCCGCGGTGACGGCGGCCGCGTGGGCCCGTACGACGGCGGCCTCGCTCGCCCTGGCCGGCCTGAACGCCGCGGAGGCGGCGGTGAGCGGCGTGAACGCCCAGCTCGCCCCGTACGGCGCGGCCTGGATCCCGGCCCTGTCGAAGGAGGCGACGGAGATCACGCTCCCGTACGTGCCGAGGACTCAGGAGGCG is a window encoding:
- a CDS encoding peptidoglycan recognition protein; protein product: MRASLASSIAVTCATVLALPVSLAAPAAAAVPSALGLPPSASAQPPAPELPGATQSLPLEPLGGGSDRALGGGADDAGVQGLTRRDVRPFSLVGVVWDDPAAALHGVVQVRTRATGGGVWSEWQDVETHNEEHGADPDTAEGHGRALKGSTAPLWVGDSDGVEIRVRGDEPLPEGLRLELVDPGDAPGQDPPATTTATTAATTATATTAATTATAATTATQATTAAVTAAAWARTTAASLALAGLNAAEAAVSGVNAQLAPYGAAWIPALSKEATEITLPYVPRTQEAMAPPAPEAAPDEAQAADEAQAPDEVLAPGEAQAPEQMAAAKPYIGPRPKIITRKGWGADERIREKGFVYTKSIKAAFVHHSATGNNYTCAQAPSVLRSIYRYHVQSSGWRDFGYNFAVDKCGNIYEGRAGGVSKPVLGAHTLGFNTNSMGIAVLGTFSKSAPPTAAVTAVARLTAWKLGLHGVNPKGTSYLVSGGGNLYKKGKKVKFNAIAGHRDGFATECPGVRLYGKLGTARVSSAKYQGRR